The genomic segment TTCATCCGTTGGCGAGGGCGACCCAATGATTGCCCCGTCAGCCCATCAGTGGCACAAATCGTTTGATTTGAATATCCAAGCTGTTGCCAATCTATCTCGATGGAGACCGGTTGACTTCTCGTGCTAGGCAGACTTTTAATCCCCTGGGTACTTAGGGGATGGGCGAGGGTCTGCGTTTGTACCTGTGAAAAAGATGGCGAGATAATCGACAGCAATGTTTTTTGCTTTTTGGGAGCAGACCAGAGAACAGCCTGATAACCCTCGGGTAATGCTTCAATCTTGACCGGCGTCATCGCAGGATCTTTAAATACAGGGGTTAAGGCTTTACGATAGCGCCGTGTCCGGTTAAATGCGGGTGGTGCCTCAATAGACAATAGTTTGACGTTGTGGCGATCGATATTTTTTTGCTGCTGCTCAGACAGTTCACTCACCGTGGGCGAAATAATGTGTTGGTACACTGAGAGATCTCCCTCTGCCAAAATGCGATCATCAATAACGGCGGTGGGGATTTGCTTGTCTAGCAGTAGCTCAAAGACCTCAGTGACGGGACCAGCGACGTCGATCCATCGCTTCCGGAGGCTGCGTTTGTTGCGTGACGTCTCACTGAAGTGAACCGCAACACGGCGAACAGGAGCTGCGCCTTCAAACAAAGGCCCCAATTGTTGATCGAGGGCAAATATTTTCTCTAGAACATCGCGGGGAGTTGCGCCTCGTCGATTAACGGCTGCGGTGATGTTGAGTTCATCGACATCTACATTAGCGACGCCCCCATGCGTGACGACAGCACCAACGGCACTGAAGAGCTGTTCATAGGTGGGGACACCATTGATCCACACGTGGGGAGAGGCCCCTGAAATAGTTCGCAGTAGATTCCAGCCCAGGGCCATTTGCACCGCATCTGAGGGTTTGTTGAGCAACAGATCGGGATGGTTGCGAAAGAGTCTGAGGTTGATGCCGTGGCGCGTGGCAACATGATATTCAGTTTTCGGTATTCCTGCCCGTGCCAGATCCGCCGTCATTTCTGGATTCACCAAGGTCGGTAGTGAGGTAGTGCTGACAATAAAGGCAAAGTTAGGGTCATTGCGGAATTGCTCTGACCACTCGTTCATCACCTTTGCCATCGCCTTTGCTTGGAACTGCTTGAGTGCCTCTTGGTACGTGGGAAAGGTTCGTTTTCTACGGGCGAGTCTGGGATTGGCCTGACGAAAGCTCGATTCAAGGGCGGTTCCGTAACAGCCCTCTGGCGGATAGTGGCGAAAGTCAAGGTAAACCCCATCAGCACCATAGCGCTGCAGCTCTTGCAGCCGTTGGGCGACGACATCACCAAAGGGGCTAGAAATATCTAGGTACTGCCCTTTTGCCTTATGTCCGGCGGGGGCACCATTGACGGTTTTGCATCCCCATTCGGGATTCAGCTTGAACATCCGCGTGTCGGAGACGTCCCAGTAGTAGGCTAAGAATTTTCGACCCGCAGCATGGGCCTCTGTAACCATCGGCTGTACTTGATTTTTGACCTGCCTTAGCTGAGGTCGGCCCTGAGCGTCAACGGGGACTGCGCTGGGCCAAATGGGATCTTCATCCTGGGTTTTTATATGTCGAGTAAAGGCCGGGGCACCTAGTTTTTTGAAGCCTGCGCCAGCCTTTCTATAGGCCTCCAGCCAAGTCTGGATACGTGGAGGATAGGCGGGTTTACCTTTCTGCGCCCGCCGCTGAGCATTTTTCTTATATCTTGCGTAAGCAAGAGGCGAAATCCGACTGTGGGCATGAATGCGATGCGCTTCATACCAATCAGGAACGGCTGCCCCCCGAAAAGGAATCGATTCGACGGGAGCGCATGCGATCGCAGGACTTACCAGAACCCCAAAGCCAATTGCTAGGGATAGCTTAGTGGTCGGTAAAGACTTTAGTCGGTTTTGACGCATTGCTGAGGTTCACAGTCCTTCGTATCGGCACATCCAGAAATCATAGGACATAATCCTCTGCGAAGGATGAACGCTCAGCTTAAGCCCCCACTCACGGTGCCGACGTTACTCAGTAAGGGCGACAGATCCGGTCAACGCTCAATGGAGTAATGGGCTTTGATGCTCATGGCCTGACCGGGCAAGACGTTAACGATATCTTGGGCAGCGTTGGCGGTCTCCACACAGAGCAAACGTTGATAGTCGGTGTCTTCTAAGTCACCCATGCTGGCGGAGTTCTCGACCCAAGGGTTCCAAACAACGGCGGTTTTGCTGCCTTCAGAGGTGATGTTGATGCGGCGATCTAGGGCTGCATCGTCGATGATTAGCTTGGCAGGAGGTTCGGTATAGATGCGATCGCATTCTTCAGAGAACTCCACCACACCCTGCTGTGTTTTCTGCTGCCCACCGTCAACTTTATCGATATAATCGGAGCCGTTTAAGCCCAACACCTGCACCCGGTTGATATCGCCAATCTTGAAATAGGTATGGAGAGCCTGAGAGATTGAAAATTCCTGACTGCCGGTATTTTGAGTTTTCAGCTCTATCGACAGCGTCTCACCCACCGTGTAGGTGATCGAAAGTTCAAAGGTCTGTGGCCAAATTTCTGTCGTCTCTGGCGTATTGACGACTCCGAGAGTGACTGCGGTGGCCCCATCTTCAGTCGTATGAGTGCCCATCACGGTCCACAGTCGATTGCGAACAAATCCATGGCTGGCACGCCCTAATCCCTCTGGATCGGGACCAAACCAAGGCCAGCAGATGGGGGTCCCCCCCTTAATGGCTTTGCCCTGCTGATAATAGGCTCTTGTGCTGAGGAATAGAAGATCTTCGGGCTCATTAGCGGGCTGATAGGACAGAATTTGGCCGCCGTACACGGAGATTAAGGCTTTTGCTTTTCCATTACTGATCTCAACGTTGGGGAAACCTCCTTTGCCGTCAATGAACTGGAGCTGATCTGCAATGCCGTACTGGGTGTTGAGTTGCTCAGTCTTCATATTCTTTGTTGATAGTGCCAATATCTTTACAGTAACTTGGCATTGATCAAATACTTGGCTAGGTGGTACTCGGTACCGTAGTGGGTCATGAATGTTTTGAGGAGATCTTGGATGCGATCGCGCCGTAGTACAGCCGTTTTCATACCTTGCAGGTTGTGTAGTTCCTGACCAATACACAAAGCACCATTAGTGTAGCAACCCCTTCCAGCGACAGCAGCAACGGCACAATCAGAATCAATCCAGCAAAGACCGGGAGTATGTATTGTGCTGCACCACTAAAGGTGAACCGATCACGCACAAGCCACAAGCCCACTAGGTAAAGCGCCACCGGAATGGCTACAGCATAATGACCAGCGAGTACACCGACCTTCGCATGATCTGTTACCACATCAACTAGCACAGCAAAGCCTGCACCAACCGCTGCACCGGACGCAAAAATGAGAATATGTCCATATCCCCAAGTCAGCGCCCTCGACAGCTCGTTTGTTGCTAAATGTTCTTCTGGTGAAAAATATAGCCACCACATCGAGAACACAATCACTAGCGCTACCAACGCGATAGAGACTAACTGACCGTCAAAACCATCAGAGACCTGCTCAAGTGCCATTGAACTAGACAGCAGTGTTTCACCGAGAACAATGATGATCAGCAGGCCATACCGTTCGACAATGTGATGCCGATGCCATGACGTGCTGCCATTGCGCTCGGCAAGGGCAGGGACCGTCAGCTCTAGGATGGTTCCCAACGCAAACAGAATATAGAACAAAACCCTTGGTAGGGGCTGACTCAATAGCAGAACGACCCAATACACCTGTGCCAGTGTGATTCCACCTGCGTACCATAGTGCAGTTCTCCGAGATGCTGGGTCGGATCGAGCTGCTCGAAGCCAAAGCACGACTAGGGCAAGACGCATAATCACATACCCAATCACCACTAGGGTCAGGTTAGTTGATTCAAAGAACAGATGAATGCCAGCCGCCATCGTCAATGCGCCGCCCATGAGCACCATCGTTAACAAACGAAACAGGGCATCGTCGTTATCGTATGCAGAGGCAAACCAGGTGTAGTTCATCCAGGCCCACCAGATGCCAAAAAAGGCTGCTGCGAACCGGAGAGTGCCATCGACGAAATGCCCCTCGGCAATGGCATGATGCAGCCCGGTCGCTGCCGCTGCGATCGCAATGACGGTCACCAAGTCGAATAGCAACTCCAACGGCGTCGCTGCCCGGTGCGCTTCGTTCACATCGCGCGGTCTCATGGGACGGAAGCAGCCTGAAGCGAGTTTGCGAATCATAGTATTAACAATCAGATGTCTTTTTAGTCGAGTACGTTCGCTGATTCGATTCTCAACGGGTCGTATAGCCGCCGTTGGCGAAGAACACTTGGCTAGTAATCCACCAACCCTCAGGTGCGAAGAACCTGATGATAGGGACAATATCTTCAACTTGAGTCAGTTGGTTACCCGCTGCTTGAGACTTGTGGAACGCAACCCATTCTAGTGTTTCCTATCCGTACTAAGTTCAAGCGATCCATGCCAACAATATTTTCTGGCGAAAGTGCTTCAATACCGCATACGCCAGTTGATAATGCGCCCATTTTCAACTGTCAGTAGGAAGTTGGCCTCGCTCGCGTAGCCTATACTGCGATACTGGCCGGTCACGACCACTTCGTTGCCGTTGACAGCGAGCTGCGCGTTCTCAACTCGACCTTGGCGCTCAATGATGTCGCTATCAAGCCAACGAAAAAATGCCTCTCCCGACTTCGCAGCCCCATCCCCATATGCCTGTGAGGCGTTGGCATCGAACAGCGAACGTATCCGTTCCGCGTCGTTCGTTTGCATGGCATCGACCAGTGCGCTGACAACGGCCCTAGGCTTAGATAATTCGCTGCCCCCCTCCCTAGGCTCAGACGATTCGCTGACAGTTTCCCTAGACTGGGGCAATGGTGTCTGGACACTCTCGCAGGCTTGGACAGCACTCATATTTACAATAGCCAAGGCAATCAAGATTCTGTTATGCATAAAGCCTCCACAGTCAAAGAAGAATCGACAGATGCCACTTGTCTCCGCGACTAAAAACGGTCAAGCAGCATCCAAGCTAGCGAGTCAAGTACTTACCTACCGAGTGGTGTAACCGCCATTGGCGAAAATTGTTTGCCCAGTAATCCACCAACCCTCAGTTGCTAGGAACCTGATGATAGGGACAATATCTTCAATTTTAGTCAGTTGATTGCCCATTGCTTGGGACTTGTGGAACTCTGTGCGCTCGGGTGTTTCCTGTCCATAGAAGAAGGGGGTGTCCATGGGTCCAGGGCCAATAGCGGTGACGGAGATGCCACGGGAGGCAAACTCCTTAGCCGCTGCACGAGTGAAGTGTTCTACGGGGGCTTTACCGCCCGCATAGGTTGAGTAACCGTCAGTAAATGCAGCCTGTAGCGATGTCACGATGGTAATAATCTTGCCGTTGTCATTGAGATGTTTACCTGCCTCTTTAATGAAAAAGTAGGCTGTTTTTGCGTTGATATCGAACATTGAATCAAATTCAGCTTCAGTCGTCTCGACAATTGGCTTGCGCAGCACTTTACCGACGGTATTTACAGCCACATCTACTCTGCCAAATCGATCTTTAGCCTGCTCGAACAAAGTAGTGACATTCTCTGGCTTCGTCAGGTCGCTCTGGATCGAAAATGCTTCTCGGCCCAATTTTTGAACGGCCTGCACGGTCGATTCAGCCTCCTGCTGGGAGGATTGGCTGTGGTAGTGAACAACTACATTGGCTCCTTTACCGGCAAACTCTCGACTAATCAGTCCACCTAGATTCTTGGCACCCCCGGCAACCAGCACAACCTTATCAGTCAAATCATAATTAGGCATAGCTAACTCCTAGATAATTGAAAATTTTACGCAGCGATCGCTTGCTTCATTGAGTGCAATTCTGCTTGCTCGATCACTGTAGCTAATTGACAAAAGTATGGGTAGTAGAAAAAATTGCAATCATAACTTGCGTTGAGAGCAATAAACATGCACAGCCTCCAGCAGCTATTTATCCAGGTTGTTGAAGCAGGCAGCTTCAAGAAGGCCGCCGAACAGATGCACATGGAGCCATCATCTCTAAGCCGTAAGATAGCGGCACTTGAGAAGCACTTACATGTGAAATTGCTGCATCGTTCAACACGTCACACCCGTCCAACCGAGCTTGGCCAGCAATACTACGAAGGCCTGCGTCGGTTACTCGATGATGAAATAGCTCTGGAAGATGAGATAACCAGTGGTGTCAAGAGACTCAAGGGAACGCTCAGAGTTAGCGCACCCGTTGACTTTGGCGCTGAATTCGTTGTACCAGTTGTCCATGAGATACTGAAAAGTGCACCTGAGCTGTCCGTGGAATTATTGCTCGGTAGCCATTTCATCAACTTGGTTGAGCAAAATATTGATGTTGCAGTCCGGATCGGAGAAGCGTCGAAATCTAACTTGCTTGCCAAGAAAATTGGTGAAGTTTCCAGGGTTCTTGTAGCCAGTCACGACTATTTAAAGCGCTACGGTACGCCGAATACACCTGACGATTTAGTCAATCACAACTTCATTCTATACTCGCCAATTCAGGCTAGAAGTGATATCGAGTTTGCTGATGGTAATAAATATCCCTATTCAAAAATACGAAGCAACATCACCGTCAATAGCGTGAATGCAATTCGAACTTTAGTTAAAGATGGATTGGGCATTCATTTAGGGCCAGCTTGGGTATTTAAAGAGGCCTTGGAAAATGGAGATGTTTACAAAGTTCTATCAAAGTACAATTTAAAAAGCTTTCCTATTCATGCTGTCTATTCAGCCCGAGCATATCTACCTAAAAAAACAGAAGAGTTTATCCAACAGCTATCAAGGTACATAGAACGTAGTATTTAAATCACTAATTAGAAGAGAGAATCTTGCTACTCCGTTTTACCAAGAGTTTGCATTATCATGGTTAGCAACTAACTCTAAGCAGGTCCGGACAACCTAGAACCAATCCGTTCATGAGAGTGTCTTCATCGCGTGGGTTGCTTGTATATCTAAAATACTGCGATGGTCTCCGGCCCGCCTCCAGAGGACAACTACATAAACAGCCATCGCAACTCTAAAGATCGCTACCTAAGCAACGCCGCGAGAGAAAAAACGGATGTCCTGGTTCCGGTCGATCTTTGGGACTCTCTTCTAGCCCTGCTGCCAACACATAGTGGTCTCGACCCCATAGATGAGTTAGAACCCAACAATCAAACCCTGGTTGACCTCAAGGCTGCTACCTAGGAAGCTCAAGCCGGTCAAACCGTCCCGATGCCTGAACTGTGGCACGATCTCAATCAGAACTAGCATGACTGAGGTTCACTTTATTACCTCCATCAAGCGTCGTCTGAAATCTCTAGCTAAGCGCTATCGCCAGAGCCAGAGAGATATTCAGCCCATTCTTGAAAACCTGCAAACAGGAAATTTCGTAGGAGACAAAATCCCCGGCATATCTATGACTGCCTTCAAGGTTAGAGCCAAAAATAGCGCCGTCTCTGTGGGTAAGAGCGGTGGCTACTGACTCATCGATCAAGTCCATTCACCTGATTTCGCTTCCTTATTGCTCATTTATGCCAAATCAGACCAAGCTGATAAGTAGATAGACTTAATTGACTTGAAGATTCCTGATTAAATTCAATATCGTTGCATTGGCCCTCACCCCCAGCCCCTCGCCCAACATTGGGCAAGGGGCTGGGGGTGAGGGCCATGTAGAGCATTTGCTAATATTTGATCTTTAACTTGATTCTGCCTCGCTACTTATCAGTCTCAAAGAGTTAGAAACATTAATGCGAGAGGCGTAGGCCATGCTATCCCTCTCGCATCGGAGAAAGCAGATCTTGTTTAAGTGGTACTCGGTTCTGTGTTGGGTCATGAAGATTTTGAGAAGATCTTAGATGCGATCGCGTTGCAGGACCGAGGGGCGATGAGTAGCAAGAG from the Acaryochloris thomasi RCC1774 genome contains:
- a CDS encoding D-hexose-6-phosphate mutarotase, which gives rise to MKTEQLNTQYGIADQLQFIDGKGGFPNVEISNGKAKALISVYGGQILSYQPANEPEDLLFLSTRAYYQQGKAIKGGTPICWPWFGPDPEGLGRASHGFVRNRLWTVMGTHTTEDGATAVTLGVVNTPETTEIWPQTFELSITYTVGETLSIELKTQNTGSQEFSISQALHTYFKIGDINRVQVLGLNGSDYIDKVDGGQQKTQQGVVEFSEECDRIYTEPPAKLIIDDAALDRRINITSEGSKTAVVWNPWVENSASMGDLEDTDYQRLLCVETANAAQDIVNVLPGQAMSIKAHYSIER
- a CDS encoding low temperature requirement protein A, whose translation is MIRKLASGCFRPMRPRDVNEAHRAATPLELLFDLVTVIAIAAAATGLHHAIAEGHFVDGTLRFAAAFFGIWWAWMNYTWFASAYDNDDALFRLLTMVLMGGALTMAAGIHLFFESTNLTLVVIGYVIMRLALVVLWLRAARSDPASRRTALWYAGGITLAQVYWVVLLLSQPLPRVLFYILFALGTILELTVPALAERNGSTSWHRHHIVERYGLLIIIVLGETLLSSSMALEQVSDGFDGQLVSIALVALVIVFSMWWLYFSPEEHLATNELSRALTWGYGHILIFASGAAVGAGFAVLVDVVTDHAKVGVLAGHYAVAIPVALYLVGLWLVRDRFTFSGAAQYILPVFAGLILIVPLLLSLEGVATLMVLCVLVRNYTTCKV
- a CDS encoding nuclear transport factor 2 family protein; the protein is MQTNDAERIRSLFDANASQAYGDGAAKSGEAFFRWLDSDIIERQGRVENAQLAVNGNEVVVTGQYRSIGYASEANFLLTVENGRIINWRMRY
- a CDS encoding SDR family oxidoreductase, which gives rise to MPNYDLTDKVVLVAGGAKNLGGLISREFAGKGANVVVHYHSQSSQQEAESTVQAVQKLGREAFSIQSDLTKPENVTTLFEQAKDRFGRVDVAVNTVGKVLRKPIVETTEAEFDSMFDINAKTAYFFIKEAGKHLNDNGKIITIVTSLQAAFTDGYSTYAGGKAPVEHFTRAAAKEFASRGISVTAIGPGPMDTPFFYGQETPERTEFHKSQAMGNQLTKIEDIVPIIRFLATEGWWITGQTIFANGGYTTR
- a CDS encoding LysR family transcriptional regulator, producing MHSLQQLFIQVVEAGSFKKAAEQMHMEPSSLSRKIAALEKHLHVKLLHRSTRHTRPTELGQQYYEGLRRLLDDEIALEDEITSGVKRLKGTLRVSAPVDFGAEFVVPVVHEILKSAPELSVELLLGSHFINLVEQNIDVAVRIGEASKSNLLAKKIGEVSRVLVASHDYLKRYGTPNTPDDLVNHNFILYSPIQARSDIEFADGNKYPYSKIRSNITVNSVNAIRTLVKDGLGIHLGPAWVFKEALENGDVYKVLSKYNLKSFPIHAVYSARAYLPKKTEEFIQQLSRYIERSI